One window of Candidatus Effluviviaceae Genus V sp. genomic DNA carries:
- a CDS encoding ABC transporter substrate-binding protein, with translation MSERRGSVSIGNGLLRTLVTLAAALLTPLVCCASAATSAFVTIPPQAYFVEHVGGDHVHVDVLVGPGQSPHAFEPTPKQMARLVESDVYFTIGLPFERELVRRIRDIAPELIVVATDYPVPKRPMDEAHRDRDEAHDAAGGEHGEAHDGAAGHHGEAHDGVAGHHGEAHDGAAGHHGEADDGAGGDHHEDTAGLKDPHVWLDPDLVKIQADVIARTLKRLDPGNAETYDANLERFSAELDSLDEAISDALAPLEGSRLYVFHPSFGYFAEAYGLVQVPVETAGREPGGRQLAELIEKARTDGARVIFVQPQFSTDAAEAVADAIDGAVVPIDPLARDYASNLRRVAREIRDGLEGGGR, from the coding sequence CTGTCTGAGAGGAGAGGAAGCGTGAGCATCGGAAACGGCCTTCTCAGGACACTTGTCACCCTGGCGGCCGCGCTTCTCACACCGTTGGTCTGCTGCGCCTCGGCCGCGACGAGCGCGTTCGTCACGATTCCGCCACAGGCTTACTTCGTGGAACATGTCGGCGGCGACCACGTCCATGTCGACGTACTGGTCGGGCCGGGCCAGTCGCCGCACGCGTTCGAGCCGACGCCGAAGCAGATGGCGCGACTCGTCGAGTCCGACGTCTACTTCACCATTGGTCTGCCCTTCGAGAGGGAACTCGTCCGCCGGATCAGGGACATTGCTCCGGAGCTGATCGTCGTCGCGACCGACTACCCCGTCCCCAAGCGGCCCATGGACGAAGCACACAGAGACCGCGACGAGGCACATGATGCTGCGGGAGGTGAACATGGCGAAGCGCATGACGGTGCCGCCGGGCATCACGGCGAAGCGCATGATGGCGTCGCCGGGCATCACGGCGAAGCGCATGATGGCGCCGCCGGGCATCACGGCGAAGCGGATGACGGCGCCGGCGGCGACCATCACGAGGACACCGCCGGTCTCAAGGACCCGCACGTCTGGCTGGATCCCGACCTCGTGAAGATCCAGGCGGACGTCATCGCCCGGACGCTCAAGCGGCTCGACCCCGGCAACGCAGAGACCTACGACGCGAACCTCGAGCGCTTCAGCGCCGAGCTCGATTCGCTCGATGAGGCGATCTCCGACGCCCTCGCTCCGCTCGAGGGAAGCCGTCTCTACGTGTTCCACCCGTCGTTCGGCTACTTCGCCGAGGCGTACGGTCTCGTCCAGGTTCCCGTAGAGACCGCCGGAAGGGAGCCCGGGGGCCGGCAGCTGGCGGAGCTGATCGAGAAGGCGAGAACGGACGGCGCGCGCGTCATCTTCGTCCAGCCGCAGTTCTCGACCGACGCGGCCGAGGCCGTGGCCGACGCGATCGACGGGGCTGTCGTGCCGATCGACCCTCTGGCGAGAGACTACGCGTCGAACCTGCGGCGCGTCGCCCGGGAAATCCGGGACGGTCTCGAGGGAGGCGGTCGATGA
- a CDS encoding CopG family transcriptional regulator yields MKSGKTEVISFKADSSLLEALRGVRNRSDFIRQAVLAALRNTCPLCGGTGVLSPRQMRHLADFLAEHSLEECETCHERRLVCLRGEEA; encoded by the coding sequence ATGAAGTCAGGGAAGACAGAGGTCATATCGTTCAAAGCCGACTCATCGCTGCTCGAGGCGCTCCGGGGCGTCCGGAACCGCTCGGATTTCATCCGACAGGCGGTTCTGGCGGCGCTTCGCAACACATGTCCGCTGTGCGGCGGCACCGGCGTGCTCTCCCCGCGCCAGATGCGGCACCTCGCCGACTTCCTGGCGGAGCACTCGCTTGAGGAGTGCGAGACGTGTCATGAGCGCCGTCTCGTCTGTCTGAGAGGAGAGGAAGCGTGA